In Arthrobacter sp. StoSoilB5, one genomic interval encodes:
- the aceA gene encoding isocitrate lyase: protein MTASFEPAESAQTAEQQAAALELEWSANPRWEGVTRDYSATDVVRLRGRVSEEHTLARRGSEKLWKQLTEEAPTGGYTNALGALTGNQAVQQVKAGLRAIYLSGWQVAADANLSGQTYPDQSLYPANSVPQVVRRINNALLRADQIEYAEGVKTVEDWLVPIVADAEAGFGGPLNAYELMKSMITAGASGVHWEDQLASEKKCGHLGGKVLIPTQQHIRTLNAARLAADVAGTPTVVIARTDAEAATLITSDVDERDQEFITGERTAEGFYKVRNGIEPCIARAKAYAPYSDLIWMETGTPDLELARKFAESVKAEFPDQMLSYNCSPSFNWRKHLDDATIAKFQRELGAMGFTFQFITLAGFHALNYSMFDLAHGYAREGMSAYVELQEKEFASESRGYTATKHQREVGTGYFDDIATALNPNASTLALVGSTEEGQFH from the coding sequence ATGACCGCATCGTTTGAACCAGCAGAATCCGCACAGACTGCAGAGCAGCAGGCAGCAGCGCTGGAACTTGAATGGTCTGCCAACCCGCGTTGGGAAGGCGTCACCCGTGATTACTCGGCTACCGACGTCGTCCGCCTCCGCGGTCGCGTCTCCGAAGAGCACACCCTGGCCCGTCGCGGATCCGAGAAGCTGTGGAAGCAACTCACCGAGGAAGCCCCCACCGGCGGCTACACCAACGCCCTCGGTGCCCTGACCGGCAACCAGGCCGTGCAGCAGGTCAAGGCCGGGCTCCGTGCCATTTACCTTTCCGGCTGGCAGGTGGCAGCTGATGCCAACCTCTCTGGCCAGACGTACCCGGACCAGTCCCTCTACCCGGCCAACTCGGTACCCCAGGTTGTCCGCCGCATCAACAACGCCCTGCTCCGGGCCGACCAGATCGAATATGCCGAGGGCGTCAAGACTGTTGAGGACTGGCTGGTTCCGATCGTTGCCGACGCCGAGGCCGGATTCGGTGGCCCGCTCAACGCCTACGAACTCATGAAATCCATGATCACCGCAGGTGCCTCGGGCGTTCACTGGGAAGACCAGCTCGCCTCGGAAAAGAAGTGTGGCCACCTGGGCGGCAAGGTCCTGATCCCTACCCAGCAGCACATCCGGACCCTGAACGCAGCCCGCCTGGCAGCCGACGTCGCCGGTACCCCGACGGTCGTCATCGCCCGTACCGATGCCGAGGCAGCAACCCTGATCACCTCCGACGTGGACGAGCGCGACCAGGAATTCATCACAGGAGAACGTACAGCTGAGGGCTTCTACAAGGTCCGCAACGGCATCGAACCGTGCATCGCCCGTGCCAAGGCCTACGCCCCGTACTCCGACCTCATCTGGATGGAGACCGGCACTCCGGACCTGGAGCTTGCCCGCAAGTTCGCCGAATCGGTTAAGGCCGAGTTCCCGGACCAGATGCTTTCCTACAACTGCTCCCCGTCCTTCAACTGGCGCAAGCACCTGGACGACGCCACCATCGCCAAGTTCCAGCGCGAACTCGGTGCCATGGGCTTCACGTTCCAGTTCATCACCCTGGCCGGCTTCCACGCCCTGAACTACTCGATGTTCGATCTCGCCCACGGTTACGCCCGTGAAGGCATGAGCGCTTACGTCGAGCTCCAGGAGAAGGAATTCGCCTCCGAGTCCCGCGGCTACACCGCCACGAAGCACCAGCGCGAAGTCGGCACCGGCTACTTCGACGACATCGCCACTGCGCTCAACCCGAACGCATCCACCCTGGCTCTGGTGGGATCCACCGAAGAAGGCCAGTTCCACTAA
- a CDS encoding ROK family transcriptional regulator, protein MTSEPGHQGGKDASAQDAGNLSRAGDLFQLLRDGQARTRAELALTTGLARSTVASRIDALISSGLVGPAGEATSSGGRPPSRFAFNPAARVVLAVDVGATHVIVAVTDLGGSILAERRLSQEVADGPEVVLGKVISAGRDLLAEAGRELGDLAGIGIGLPGPVEHATGRPVKPPIMPGWDGFDVVPYVQRSLPVPVLVDNDVNIMALGERTAYWPDHDNFLFIKVATGIGAGIISSGELQRGANGTAGDLGHVRVPRGDDVLCRCGNHGCLEALASGPAVARQLQAQGLQATTGADVLRLVAEGNLQAIQALRQAGRDVGDVLATVVNLLNPSMIIIGGSVGEAGEHLVAGIREVVYRRSLPLATTHLRIGISMAGDRAAILGASQMVTQYVLSPAVIEATLQAAG, encoded by the coding sequence ATGACCTCAGAACCCGGACACCAAGGCGGAAAAGACGCCTCCGCACAGGACGCCGGTAACCTTTCGCGTGCCGGGGACCTCTTCCAGCTCCTGCGTGACGGCCAGGCCCGGACCCGCGCCGAGCTCGCGCTGACTACCGGGCTGGCCCGCTCCACCGTCGCCTCGCGCATCGATGCCCTCATCAGTTCCGGACTAGTTGGCCCCGCCGGTGAGGCCACCTCCAGCGGCGGCAGGCCGCCGTCGCGCTTTGCTTTCAACCCCGCCGCGCGCGTGGTGCTGGCCGTCGACGTCGGAGCGACCCACGTGATTGTTGCCGTCACCGATCTTGGCGGCAGCATCCTCGCCGAACGGCGCCTTTCGCAGGAAGTCGCGGACGGTCCGGAGGTGGTGCTGGGCAAGGTCATCAGCGCGGGCCGTGACTTGCTCGCCGAAGCGGGACGGGAACTGGGCGACCTCGCAGGAATTGGCATCGGACTCCCGGGCCCCGTGGAACACGCCACCGGACGCCCGGTCAAGCCGCCGATCATGCCCGGTTGGGACGGATTCGACGTGGTCCCGTACGTCCAGCGCTCACTGCCCGTACCCGTGCTGGTGGACAACGACGTCAACATCATGGCGCTCGGTGAACGGACCGCCTACTGGCCTGACCACGACAACTTCCTCTTCATCAAGGTGGCCACCGGCATCGGCGCAGGCATCATCAGCAGCGGCGAACTGCAGCGCGGCGCCAACGGCACGGCCGGCGACCTCGGCCACGTCCGTGTTCCGCGCGGCGACGACGTCCTCTGCCGTTGTGGCAACCACGGCTGCCTGGAGGCGCTTGCCTCAGGGCCCGCCGTCGCACGCCAACTGCAGGCGCAAGGGCTCCAAGCGACCACCGGAGCGGACGTGCTGCGGCTGGTGGCGGAGGGAAACCTGCAAGCGATCCAAGCTCTGCGGCAAGCGGGGCGGGATGTTGGAGACGTCCTGGCAACCGTAGTCAACCTGCTTAACCCGTCCATGATCATCATCGGCGGCAGTGTGGGCGAGGCAGGCGAACACCTGGTGGCCGGCATCCGCGAAGTGGTCTATCGGCGCTCGCTGCCCTTGGCCACCACGCACCTGCGCATCGGTATTTCCATGGCCGGTGATCGCGCCGCCATCCTGGGCGCCAGCCAAATGGTGACGCAGTACGTACTCTCGCCGGCAGTGATTGAAGCCACGCTCCAAGCAGCGGGATAG
- a CDS encoding sugar phosphate isomerase/epimerase — protein sequence MSYSIQLYTVRKALEEDLAGTIQRLADIGFTMVEPYRFVAKADELKRALTENNLTAPSGHAPLLSDDQDAIFAAAQQLGIGTVIDPHVPIERWNTIEDIKDTAEQLNAAAVKGSEYGVRVGYHNHWWEVESVIDGKTAIEHLADHLDPEVVLELDTYWAAVGGQDPAELLTRLGDRVKFIHIKDGPVTSDPSSQLAVGDGQMPIWDVLNAAGSLEAGVVELDDFQGDMFEAVQDSYNYLSAGKVSV from the coding sequence GTGTCATATTCGATCCAGCTCTACACGGTCCGAAAGGCCCTTGAAGAGGATCTGGCTGGAACCATCCAGCGCTTGGCTGACATCGGCTTCACGATGGTTGAGCCATACCGGTTCGTTGCCAAGGCCGATGAACTTAAACGGGCATTGACGGAGAACAACCTCACCGCTCCGTCCGGCCACGCTCCGTTGCTCAGCGATGACCAGGACGCAATCTTTGCCGCCGCGCAGCAGCTGGGTATCGGCACCGTCATCGACCCGCACGTTCCGATTGAGCGCTGGAACACCATCGAGGACATCAAGGACACCGCCGAACAGCTCAACGCTGCAGCCGTCAAGGGTTCCGAATACGGTGTCCGCGTTGGCTATCACAACCACTGGTGGGAAGTTGAGTCCGTCATCGACGGCAAAACCGCGATCGAACACCTGGCCGACCACCTCGATCCTGAGGTCGTGCTGGAGCTCGACACGTATTGGGCCGCGGTGGGCGGTCAGGATCCGGCAGAGCTGCTTACCCGGCTGGGCGACAGGGTCAAGTTCATCCACATCAAGGACGGACCCGTGACCTCGGATCCGTCGAGTCAGCTCGCCGTTGGTGACGGTCAAATGCCCATCTGGGACGTACTGAACGCCGCAGGCTCACTTGAGGCAGGGGTCGTCGAACTGGACGATTTCCAGGGCGACATGTTTGAGGCCGTCCAGGACAGCTACAACTACCTGAGCGCCGGAAAGGTATCAGTATGA
- a CDS encoding MFS transporter, with the protein MSQFLAKVPRGWLILACIGLIALNMRGPFVAVAPVVDSLQQDLGFSPVELGLLTGIPVLCFSLASPLASMAGRRLGAEFAVMLTLLGVLAGVVIRSSGGGVPVMVGTVLIGIAITIGNIAVPLIIRRDFAPRRQATAMGVYTAALNIGSFLTSVATAPLADLVGWRLSLAASALLALAAILFWVPTVGARRAFVPAAVPAASPSGPGKVAGVGWLTAGLTLGFAGQAFSYYGVTAWLPSFLSDELAMGTAEAGAGSSLFQIFAIVGGLGVPLLARFASTTTVAVTLSALWLTVPVGLLLAPSWWWMWSSLGGIAQGGGITVIFIAIIKFARDQASAGKMSAVVQGVGYCFAALAPTIVGYVHGVSEGWTVPLLVILGSVTAFCVCTTLSVRWVARQR; encoded by the coding sequence ATGAGCCAGTTCCTCGCCAAAGTTCCTCGCGGCTGGCTGATCCTCGCCTGCATCGGCCTCATCGCCCTGAACATGCGCGGACCCTTTGTGGCCGTTGCACCCGTGGTGGATTCGCTGCAACAGGATCTGGGTTTCTCCCCCGTGGAACTCGGGCTGCTGACCGGCATTCCTGTGCTCTGCTTCTCGCTTGCCTCGCCGCTGGCATCCATGGCTGGCCGCAGGTTGGGTGCCGAATTCGCCGTGATGCTCACACTTTTGGGCGTCCTTGCGGGCGTCGTGATCCGCTCCAGCGGTGGCGGTGTTCCTGTCATGGTGGGCACGGTGCTCATCGGCATAGCCATCACCATCGGCAATATCGCCGTGCCGCTCATCATTCGCCGAGACTTTGCGCCGCGGCGGCAGGCAACGGCAATGGGTGTCTACACGGCGGCGCTGAATATCGGCTCGTTCCTGACCTCGGTGGCCACCGCGCCACTTGCCGATCTTGTTGGTTGGCGGCTTTCCCTCGCGGCGAGTGCGCTGCTGGCCTTGGCAGCCATTCTGTTCTGGGTGCCAACTGTTGGCGCGCGGCGGGCATTTGTGCCGGCCGCGGTTCCGGCGGCTTCTCCTTCCGGACCGGGGAAGGTTGCCGGGGTGGGATGGCTGACTGCCGGCCTGACGCTCGGATTCGCAGGCCAGGCCTTCTCCTACTACGGCGTCACGGCGTGGCTGCCGAGCTTCCTGTCCGATGAGCTTGCCATGGGCACCGCCGAGGCCGGCGCGGGATCCTCCCTGTTCCAGATTTTCGCGATTGTTGGCGGCCTCGGTGTGCCGCTGCTGGCCAGATTCGCCAGTACGACGACGGTCGCGGTCACCTTGAGTGCCCTGTGGCTGACCGTTCCCGTAGGCCTGCTGCTGGCGCCTTCCTGGTGGTGGATGTGGTCCTCGCTGGGCGGAATCGCTCAGGGCGGGGGCATCACGGTCATCTTCATCGCCATCATCAAGTTCGCCCGCGACCAAGCTTCGGCAGGGAAGATGTCCGCCGTGGTCCAGGGCGTTGGGTACTGCTTTGCCGCGTTGGCCCCCACGATCGTTGGCTATGTGCATGGTGTTTCAGAGGGCTGGACAGTGCCGCTGTTGGTGATTCTTGGCTCGGTCACGGCGTTCTGCGTGTGCACGACGCTCTCCGTGCGCTGGGTGGCCCGCCAGCGCTAG
- the aceB gene encoding malate synthase A, with protein sequence MNSFTDNFTINGITLTAQPICRQNEVLTPDALEFIGKLHRATADRRQELMQARHARRGQISSGQDPRFLPQTEAIRNDPSWRVAPPAPGLEDRRVEITGPVDKKMTINALNSGAKVWLADMEDSSTPTWRNVIQGQLNLTDALERRIDFTSPEGKEYKLKAAEDLPTIVVRPRGWHLPEKHMLIDGKPIAGGIVDFGLFFFHNARRLLAQGKGPYFYLPKIENHLEARLWNDIFVLAQDLLGIPQGTIRATVLIETITAAFEMEEILYELRDHASGLNAGRWDYIFSLIKNFRTRGPRFVLPDRGQVTMTQPFMRAYTEQLVRACHRRGAMAIGGMAAAVPNRKDEAANTASFEKVRADKTREANDGFDGSWVAHPDLVPVCRSVFDEVLGDRPNQLDRSREDVTPDDRALIDIASTEGTITEAGVRLNIEVGIRYIESWLRGNGAVAIHNLMEDAATAEISRSQLWQWIHSHAITEHGDIITREWVEDMLDEEFARLERFDGDRFADAKSIFEEVTLTEEFPTFLTIPAYARFLTEAREEATEEELVAA encoded by the coding sequence ATGAACAGCTTCACTGACAACTTCACTATCAATGGCATCACTTTGACCGCTCAGCCCATTTGCCGGCAGAACGAGGTCCTCACGCCGGACGCTCTGGAATTCATCGGCAAGTTGCACCGGGCTACGGCTGATCGTCGTCAGGAGCTGATGCAGGCACGGCATGCCCGCCGTGGGCAGATTTCTTCCGGCCAGGATCCGCGCTTCCTGCCGCAGACCGAGGCCATCCGGAATGACCCGTCGTGGCGCGTCGCTCCCCCCGCCCCGGGCCTGGAGGACCGCCGCGTGGAGATCACGGGCCCGGTGGATAAGAAAATGACCATCAACGCCTTGAACTCCGGCGCGAAGGTCTGGCTGGCTGACATGGAAGACTCCTCCACGCCCACGTGGCGCAACGTCATCCAGGGCCAGCTGAACCTGACAGACGCACTGGAGCGCCGCATTGATTTCACGTCCCCGGAGGGCAAGGAGTACAAGCTCAAGGCTGCCGAGGACCTGCCCACCATCGTGGTCCGCCCCCGGGGCTGGCACCTGCCGGAGAAGCACATGCTGATCGACGGCAAGCCGATCGCCGGCGGCATCGTAGACTTCGGCCTGTTCTTCTTCCACAACGCCCGCCGCCTGCTGGCCCAGGGCAAGGGACCGTACTTCTACCTGCCGAAGATCGAGAACCACCTCGAAGCCCGCCTGTGGAACGACATCTTCGTCCTGGCCCAGGACCTGCTCGGCATCCCGCAGGGCACCATCCGCGCCACCGTGCTGATCGAAACCATCACGGCTGCATTCGAGATGGAAGAGATCCTGTACGAACTGCGGGACCACGCCTCAGGCCTGAACGCCGGCCGCTGGGACTACATCTTCTCCCTGATCAAGAACTTCCGCACCCGTGGACCGCGCTTCGTGCTCCCGGACCGCGGCCAGGTGACCATGACCCAGCCGTTCATGCGCGCTTACACCGAGCAGCTGGTCCGGGCCTGCCACCGCCGCGGTGCCATGGCGATCGGTGGCATGGCTGCCGCTGTTCCCAACCGCAAGGACGAGGCAGCCAACACGGCTTCCTTCGAGAAGGTCCGTGCGGACAAAACCCGCGAGGCCAACGATGGCTTTGACGGCTCGTGGGTGGCCCACCCGGATCTGGTGCCGGTGTGCCGCTCCGTCTTTGACGAGGTTCTCGGGGACCGTCCCAACCAGCTGGACCGCTCCCGCGAGGACGTCACCCCGGATGACCGCGCACTGATCGACATCGCCAGCACCGAGGGAACCATCACCGAGGCCGGCGTGCGCCTGAACATCGAGGTAGGCATCCGCTACATCGAGTCCTGGCTTCGCGGCAACGGTGCCGTCGCCATCCACAACCTCATGGAAGACGCCGCCACCGCCGAGATCTCCCGCTCCCAGCTCTGGCAGTGGATCCACTCCCACGCCATCACCGAACACGGCGACATCATCACCCGCGAATGGGTGGAAGACATGCTGGACGAGGAATTCGCCCGCCTGGAACGCTTCGACGGAGACCGCTTCGCCGATGCCAAGAGCATCTTCGAAGAGGTCACCCTCACCGAAGAGTTCCCCACCTTCCTGACCATCCCGGCGTACGCACGCTTCCTCACCGAGGCCCGTGAAGAGGCCACGGAAGAAGAACTCGTCGCCGCCTAG